Proteins co-encoded in one Chiroxiphia lanceolata isolate bChiLan1 chromosome 21, bChiLan1.pri, whole genome shotgun sequence genomic window:
- the GPR21 gene encoding probable G-protein coupled receptor 21: MNSSLVGNQSGRPFCLLAISYLETINFCLLEVVIIVFLMVLIISGNIIVIFVFHCAPLLNHHTTSYFIQTMAYADLLVGVSCLVPSLSLLHYPIVLSESLVCQIFGYVVSVLKSVSMASLACISIDRYIAITKPLTYNTLVTPWRLRICILTIWLYSCLVFLPSFHWGKPGYHGDVFQWCANSWNTDPYFTLFIVVMLYAPAAFIVCFTYFNIFRICQQHTKEINERRVRFSSQDGEAGEAQPCPDKRYAMVLFRITSVFYILWLPYIIYFLLESSNVYSNRVASFLTTWLAISNSFCNCVIYSLSNSVFQKGLKRLSGAVCASCARQRVAKDSSTSRSKRSSNGCHV; encoded by the coding sequence ATGAACTCCTCTTTGGTTGGCAACCAGAGTGGCCGGCCCTTCTGTCTCCTGGCCATTAGCTATTTGGAGACCATCAATTTTTGCCTCCTGGAAGTGGTTATTATTGTGTTCCTCATGGTGCTGATTATTTCGGGCAACATTATTGTGATATTTGTCTTTCACTGTGCACCTCTGCTGAACCACCACACCACCAGCTACTTCATCCAGACTATGGCGTATGCTGACCTCCTGGTGGGCGTGAGCTGTCTGGTGCCTTCTTTGTCTCTGCTGCACTATCCTATTGTTTTGAGTGAGTCCTTGGTTTGCCAAATCTTTGGTTATGTGGTGTCAGTGCTGAAGAGCGTCTCCATGGCCTCCTTGGCCTGCATTAGCATTGACAGATACATCGCCATCACGAAGCCGCTGACCTACAACACGCTGGTTACCCCGTGGAGGCTGCGAATCTGCATCCTGACCATTTGGCTCTACTCCTGCCTGGTCTTCTTACCCTCCTTTCACTGGGGAAAGCCTGGATACCACGGGGATGTGTTCCAGTGGTGCGCCAATTCCTGGAACACTGACCCCTACTTCACCCTGTTCATTGTGGTGATGCTCTACGCCCCGGCCGCCTTCATCGTCTGCTTCACCTACTTCAACATCTTCCGcatctgccagcagcacacCAAGGAGATCAACGAGAGGCGGGTGCGCTTCAGCTCCCAGGATGGGGAGGCTGGGGAGGCGCAGCCCTGCCCGGACAAGCGCTACGCCATGGTCCTGTTCCGCATCACCAGTGTCTTCTACATCCTGTGGTTGCCCTACATCATCTATTTCCTGCTGGAGAGCTCCAATGTCTATAGTAACCGCGTCGCGTCCTTCTTGACCACTTGGCTTGCCATTAGCAACAGTTTCTGCAACTGTGTCATTTACAGTCTCTCCAACAGTGTCTTTCAGAAGGGGCTGAAGCGCCTCTCGGGGGCCGTCTGTGCCTCGTGCGCTAGACAGAGGGTAGCTAAGGACTCCTCTACCTCTAGGAGCAAAAGATCTTCCAATGGATGTCATGTCTAG